TGCCAATGCTGGTTTTGAGCTGTCTCCCCTCGCCCCTACTACTCTTCTTAGGTAGAGATCCCGCCTGGTTTCGCAGTATCTATAGGCGACCTCCCCTACTCCTAGCCCTAGATAGGCTCTGGGTTTTACCGGGGGTGTGTGGTAGCTCCACCCCCTAAGCTCTTCCGGCACAGGGTCTTTTGATCTTATGTGGTGTAGTTTTTTCAACCCCCTAACTATTTCGAGCCTTGTGAGCATTGTATTACCCCATCTCCCTTGATACCCCTTGCTTTTTAGCTGTTAATGTAATACCACCCCCGATTCTCCCGGGTGATTCAGGGATGATCTCCAAGATCCTCTTGGGAGTCCCTGGAGATCTATAGAGAGGGGATCTATAGATCCCCAGGAGATCCCGGGATATATATAGCCCCACAGCCAAGATCGGTTGGGGAGCATGGCAAGCTATATATTCACACTAGGATTCCACGAAGATTTTATATTGAGGAGACTGCTGAGCGAAAAAGCACAGCCGGGGAACAGGATAGTAGTATTCACAGTAAAACCAGCAGCAGGCGCAACAAAGACAGCATATCAAAACCTAGCAACATATTGCATAAGAATGGGGCTATCATCGCCAGAGCTGGTAGAGCTATCCATAGGAGACGCAGAGGATATGATCTCATCAGTGCTAGACATTCTAGAAACCCTGGAAGAACCAATAATAGCAGATCTAACAGG
The Sulfolobales archaeon DNA segment above includes these coding regions:
- the csa3 gene encoding CRISPR-associated CARF protein Csa3; translated protein: MASYIFTLGFHEDFILRRLLSEKAQPGNRIVVFTVKPAAGATKTAYQNLATYCIRMGLSSPELVELSIGDAEDMISSVLDILETLEEPIIADLTGGMRILVIAIYTALIASKKRFRVYVATEGEQRAQITIESTHIEAITKELTEEKRKILETIVRNPGITPPQLARIMQKSEKTIANHITELKKQ